Sequence from the Bremerella volcania genome:
CCAAGCGAGCGTGATAATGCTGAATCAAGCGAACGAACTTGCTGATTGCCTCGGTCGTCGTGGTCGATGCCCCTCCCCGCAGCGCGGCGGCCTGGGGCAGCACTTCCCACAGCGGCTTCCCTTCGCTGGTGGCATGATCCAGAAGATCCTTCACCGTTTTCTGGCCGATGCCGCGCGGAGGCGTGTTGATGATCCGCAGCAGGGCCACTTCGTCCTGGTGCGAGTTGATCAGCTTCAAGTAGGAAAGAATGTCGCGGACTTCCTTCCGGTCGAAGAACGACATGCCGCCGATCAGCGTGTACGGTATGTTCATCGCCCGGAACTGCTGCTCAAACGCGCGAGGCTGTTCGTTGGTGCGGAATAGAATCGCAAAGTCGCGGGGCTCTACGGCCGGATCCTGGATGCGGCGAGCGATGTCGCCGACCACTTCCTCGGCCTCTTTTTCCTCGTCCTTGAAGTAGAGAACCTTCGGCTGATCGCCCCCATGCCGGGCCGCGTTCAGGACCTTGTCGTAACGCGTGCTGTTGAACGCCACCAGGCGGTTGGCCACCGTCAAAATGGCGTTGGTGCAGCGGTAGTTGTCGGCCAGAAGTATGACCTTGGCTTCGGGCCAGTCCTCTTTGAAGCGGAGAATGTGCTTCACTTCGGCTCCGCGCCACGAGTAAATCGACTGGTCGTCATCCCCCACCACGCACAAGTTGCGGTGCCCTTCGGTCAAACCGCGGACAATACGGTACTGCGAGGCATTCGTGTCCTGGTATTCGTCGATCATCACATGATCGAACAGGGCCGCTTCCTGCTCGCGCACGGTGGGAAAGTTCGTGAACAGTTCTTCGGTGCATAGCAGCAGGTCGTCAAAATCGAGCGCCCCGCAAGATTTCAGCGCATTCTGATAGCGGCGAAACGCGACCGCGGCGAGGTGGGCCTTGTCGGTGTCGGCATGGGCGAAGGCCTCTTTGGGACGAATGCCGGCCGACTTCCAGCGACTGATGAAGTTGAGCATATCGCCAGGGCGAAGGGTCTCGTTGGGAACGCGGATCTCTCGCAGCACACTCCGGGCAACCATTTCCTGATCGCTACGATCGTAAATCGTATACGTGTTGGGATATCCTAAATGGTTAATATGTCGCCGCAGAACACGAACACAATGAGAGTGGAACGTCGAAACGACCGGTTCGTCCTCGGACTGCGTATTTTTTCCCAGCAGCTTAAGGGCACGTTCCTTCATTTCCGCGGCGGCTTTGTTGGTGAACGTCACCGCCAGGATGCGCTGCGGCTTGATGCCATGTCTGATGAGATTCGCGATGCGGAACGTCACCACCCGGGTCTTGCCCGAGCCGGCCCCGGCCAGCACCAGCATAGGGCCCGACAAGGTGTTTACCGCTTCCAATTGTGGCGGATTGAGTCCGTTCACCCGTTTCTCGTCCGTTCGCTTTCGAAGAATTCGCTGCCCGATAGCGAGCCAAGTGTCGCGTTTAGGGCTAGGGCCAATTGGCCTCCAGAGCCCATTGATGGTACGAAGTTGCCCCAACGATTTTCAATGGGGTCTTGCCTAACTTTCCACACTTACGACAACCCACGAGCTACGCGGCGACGCAAGTCCTGGCTAGAATGGCGTTTGAATGTTTAGCGAAGCACCAGAAAAATCCGCCTCCCAATCCGTCATGCTCGAGCCGTGGAAAAAATTTTGTTCTCGATTCTTCGTCCGCTGGATCGAGAACGATCATTCCACGTCGGCGGCCGCGATCGCGTTTTACGTGATTTTTTCGCTGGCTCCGATTTTGGTCTTCTCGATTGCGATCGCTGGCGAGGTTCTCGACAGCAACGAAAATGCCCGGGCCGAAGCAATCTCGTTTCTCAATAACAGCCTGGGGGGCATGAAAAACAACGAGGGGGTGACCTACGGAGAGCAGATCGTACAACAGGTGCGGATCACGGCGTTTCGAGACGGCTCGATGTTTCGCACGGTTACGCTGTGCGTGATTGCCGTCTGGAGTGCTTCGGCGACCTTCGTCCAGCTTCGCAACGCACTAAACCGCATCAACGGCTTCGCGGCGGAAACGGTCCGCGAAGGAGTGATCGCCGTGCTTTTGGGGCGGGTGCGCGCGACCGTGTTTTCGATCGGTGTGGGGCTGCTTCTCGCGGTGGCGACGCTGCTGAGTGCGTGGTCGCATACCGTCTTCGTGAAGACGCCCCTGCTAGGCTTCATTAACCCCGGCAAGCCCGATTGGCTGCCGACGATGGCCATCTCGTGGCTGACGGTACTGGCGATTTTCTTCGCCATGCTCCGCTTTTTGCCGATGCGACGGCCACCCTGGCGGGAAGTGCTGTGCGGCTCGATCATTGGCACCATCCTGTTTCAACTGGGCAAGTACCTGTTGATCCCCCTGGCCAACGAAAACGTCGTGGCCGAGGCCTACGTCGCCAGTAGCGTGCTGGTGGTGACCGTGATGTGGATCTTCCTGTCGACGCACGTGCTGCTGTTCGCCGCCGAGATCGGGCACATGCTGTTCGCCCCGGCGACGACGCCGTTCGAGAAATACAAGCCGAAGCCCGAAGACTAGCTACTTGCCCGTGCGAATGTATTGCCCCATCCGTTCGACCTGGCGATGCAAAAACGGCGACCACGGGAACCCGGTGTTGATGCGAATGAAGTTTTTAAACGCGCCACTGGGAGAAAAGATCGGTCCTGGGGCGAACTGAATCCCTTCCTCGCTTAGCGTGTGGTACATCTTCATGGCGTCGACATGCCGCGGCATTTCGATCCACAGAACGTGACCGCCGGATGGGCGCGAGGCCCGGACCCCTTCGGGAAAACAATTTCGCACGGCCCGCAGTGCGTCGTCCATCTGCTCGGCAAACTGGGCACGGACTTTCCGCAAGTGGCGATCGTAGGCCCCGGTTTCGAGGATCTCGGCCGCCACCAGCTGCGGAGCGACTGACGTGCACTGATTGACGACCAGCTTCATCAACTGGAACTGCTGCAGATACCGCCCCGGAATGCACCACCCCAGTCGCAGCCCTGGCGAAAGCGTTTTGCTGAAACTGCCGCAGTAAAGGATACGTCCCTGGGTGTCGTACGCCTTGACGGCTCGCGGCCGAGGAGACCGGAACGACAGATCGCCGTAGACGTCGTCTTCCACCAGGGGAACCTGATACCGGTTCAAGATTTCGACCAGCCGTTTCTTATTCTCTTCCGGCATCAAACTGCCGGTCGGGTTCGAGAAGTTGGAAACGATCGTGCAGGCCGAGATGTCGTACTTACCCAGCACATGGTCGAGATGGTCGAGCTGAATGCCCGTCTCCGGATCGCAGGCCACTTCGACCGCTTTGAGCCCCAGCGATTGCAGCACTTCCAGCAGGGCGTAATACGCTGGCGATTCGATCGCCACGATGCTGCCAGGCGGGGCCACGCATTTGATCGAGAGATAAACGGCTTCCTTGGCCCCGCTGGTGATGACGATATCGTCGGGGCTGACGACGTAGCCTGCCTCGGTACCGCGCTTGGCGATCGACTTGCGAAGCGTCTCGTGCCCTGGCACGCCGTCGTAGCCAAAACAGGCATCGGGCAAGTCTCGCATCACCTTTTGATACGACTTGTTCAGCACAGCCAGCGGCATCAGTTGGGTCGACTGAACGGCGGCACCCAGCGTCGGTTCCGCCCCCGAGCCAATCGCGGCGTTCATGCGGGTCGGAATGTTCGTTTGAATAACGCACGCTTCGCCGTTGGGCTTAGTCGTCGAAAGCTTCGGCAACTCCTCCGGCGGACGACGTACGTAATGGCCTGATTGAGGACGGACCTCGATCGTTCGCCAGTCCTCGAGCAGTGCCAGCGCGCTTTTAGCGGTATTCAAGCTGACGCGATGCTCTTCGCTCAGTCGGCGGATCGACGGCAGCTTTTCGCCTGGTTCGAACGCGCCGGACTGAATCAACCGGCGCAGCTTGTCCGCCAATTGGTAGTAGAGCGTGTTCTCGTCCTCGCCGGTTGAAACGTCTGATTTGGGGGCCGATTTCATCTGTCACCCATGCTCCCTGGGAAATCTGATCCGGCCTGACGCCAAGCTGGATCTGTAACCCAAGACAAAACACGAATCCAAAACTGTATCCACCACTATCGTAGCGATAAACTGCTTCGACTCGCAAGTGTTATCACATTTTACCCACAATAAAGGACTGTAACCCCATGGCGATTGCAACCAACCTCGGATTTCCCCGCATCGGAGGCCGGCGGGAGCTGAAATGGCTGCTGGAGAAGTACTGGAAAGGGACCATCGGAGCGGATGACCTGTTGACCGGAGCCCATAAGATCCGAGAAACCAACTGGAAAAGCCAGGCCGAGGCAGGCATCGATCAGCTTCCCGTTGGCGACTTCTCGCTTTACGACCACGTCCTCGACTGGGCCCTCCGCGTTGGCGCGGTACCGGCCGCCTATCAAACGCCGCAGCTGGTCAGCGAACTGGATCGCTACTTCGCGATGGCCCGCGGTACGCAGAAAGGGGCCGACCTGCCGGCCCTGGAAATGACCAAGTGGTTCAACACCAACTACCACTACATCGTCCCGGAATGGTCCGCCGATCAGGCATTCGAGCTGAACGCCGATGCATTTCTGGCCGAGATCACCGCTGCTCAAACCGTTTCCAAAGAGGTCCGCCCCGTGGTGCTGGGCCCGGTCAGTTTGCTGCTGCTGGGTAAGCTCAAGGGAAGCAGTGCGTCGCCGCTGGTGCTGCTCGATAAGCTTCTGCCGGTCTATCAACAGCTTCTGGCGAAGCTCAACGAAGCAGGCGTGAAGTGGGTTCAATGGGACGAACCGATCCTGGCACTTGATCTGGACGGCGACGTTCAAGCGGCCCTGAAGCACAGCCTGGAGTCCCTCTCCCAGTCGCGCGGTTCGGTGAAGCTCGTTCTGACCAGCTACTTCGAGTCGCTGCGCGAGAACCTTCCGTTGGCGTTCTCGCTGCTAGTCGATGCGGTGCATCTCGACCTGGTCTATGGACCCGAGCAACTGCCCGCCGCGCTCAGGCACATCCGACCGGAGCAGTTCCTTTCGCTCGGCCTGGTCGATGGACGCAACGTTTGGAAGACCGACCTGGCCAAGGCACTTGAACTAGCCGAAACAGCCGCCGCTGCGATCGGTAAGGATCGACTGCTGATTGCTGGAAGCTGCTCGCTGCTGCATAGCCCGGTCGACCTGGCGCACGAGGCCGAACTCGACAGCGAAGTCAAATCGTGGCTGGCCTTCGCCCGGCAGAAGCTGGACGAGATTGTGATCCTCACAAGAGCGATTAACGAAGGCCAGGCATCGGTCGCCCGGCAACTGCACGAGAACGCGGCCGCGATGGAAGCCAGACGGACCTCGCGTCGCACGCACGATCCGTTGGTACGGGATCGCCAGAAGGCCATTTCGCCTGAGAGCCTGCGTCGCCAGGCCGACTATGCGGCCCGCAAAACACAGCAGCAGGAACGCTTGAACCTTCCGTTGCTCCCCACTACGACGATCGGCTCGTTCCCGCAAACCAGCGAAGTTCGCCAGGCCCGGGCTGCCTATCGCAAAGGGGACTTAGCCGCGGACGAGTATCAAAAGTTCCTGCAAACCGAGACGCAGAAGTGCATTGCCCGGCAAGAGTCGTTGGGGATCGACGTGCTGGTTCACGGCGAGTTCGAGCGGAACGACATGGTCGAATACTTCGGCGAGCAGCTCGAAGGATTCGTCGTCTCGAAGAACGGCTGGGTGCAGAGCTACGGTTCGCGCTGCGTGAAACCGCCGATCATTTTCGGCGACGTCCATCGTCCCCGCGCGATGACCGTCGAGATGACCAGGTACGCTCAGTCGCTGACCTCGCGGCCGGTGAAAGGGATGCTCACGGGACCGGTGACCATCCTGTTCTGGTCGTTCATTCGCGACGATCAACCGCGGCGCGATACGTGCCAGCAGATCGCTTTGGCGATTCGCGACGAAGCGGCCGATCTCGAGGCAGCTGGCATCAGCGTGATTCAGATCGACGAGCCAGCCCTTCGCGAGGGGCTGCCGCTGCGAAAGGCCGATCAAGCGTCGTACCTTCAATGGGCGGTCGAGGCGTTTCGCCTGGCCTCGAGTGGGGTGGCCAACCAGACGCAGATCCACACGCACATGTGCTACTGCGAGTTCAACGAGATCCTCCCGTCGATCGCGGCCCTGGATGCCGACGTGATCTCGATCGAGACGAGTCGCTCGAAAATGGAACTCTTGGATGGGTTCGGCAGTTTCCAGTACCCCAACGAAATCGGCCCTGGCGTCTACGACATCCACTCCCCAAGAGTGCCAGCCACCAGCGAGATGGTCGGCCTGCTGAAGAAGGCAGTCGACGTCATTCCGGCTCAGCGTTTGTGGGTGAACCCTGACTGCGGCCTAAAGACTCGCGGGTGGGTCGAAGTGGAAGCGGCGCTGCAGTCGATGGTGGAAGCGGCCCGCGAGGTGCGTTCGCTACTGGCGTAGCAACTGCCTCTATCCGTCGGGTGGCTCAGAGAGATTTCTCTCTGAACCACCCTGGCGTTTTGGGACGGAGATCGACTTTTTGCCTGCCTTGCCGGGAAATTTTCTCGGCAAGGTGGGCATTAATTCTTGGTGAAAGCCGTTGAAAAGAGAACGCATTCGTGTCAAATTAGAAGACTGCCCGCCAGCGATAATTCCCACCTCCCTACTGTTTCCGAGAAGGTCCCGCCTCCCATGAAGTTTCCCGGTATGGAACTCCGCTCTTTGTCTCTGTGTTGCGCCCTGCTGATGGTGGGCGCGTTTTCGATGACTGCCATGGTTCAAGCTGAAGATAAAGATGCCGGTGATTCGGCCCGCAAGCTTCGTCATGTGGTGATTTTCAAGTTCAAGGAATCGGCCAAGGCGGAAGATATCGAGAAGGTCGAAAAGGCTTTCGCGGCCCTGCCGAAGAAGATTCCGGTCATCAAGGATTACGAGTGGGGCACCAACAACAGCCCTGAAATGCTCGACAAAGGCTTCACTCACTGCTTTTTGGTAACGTTCGCCAGCGAAGAAGACCGTGCGGCTTATCTTCCGCACCCGGCCCACCAGAAGTTCGTTTCGATCCTGCGTCCACACTTGGACGAAGCGTTCGTCATCGATTACTGGGCCCAGTAATCGCAGCTGGCAGCCGCACGCCGCTAAATTTCGATGCCGTGAGGGGACCGGATAATCGGGTCCCCTTTCCTTTTTTAGCTGCTAAGGTTGCCAAAACCCGCATTAAATACCTTCTTCGCTGAATTCCGCGCGAAGAGTATCATTCTGGGTTGGACGACAGCATCTGGCTTACCTATCCTTCTTTATGGACAATGACTTCGGGTTTTCCGATTTCATTGCCGATATGAACGATGAGCATTCTCCTTACGTAAAGGGAGAGATATGCTTGGCGTTTTCTGATAGGCTGCGTGAATGAAACCCCGTTGGCTTTACCTTCTGCTGATTCTCGCCCTGCTGTTGCCGGCTACCCGCCCGCGGCTGGCCGGTGCGATGACCGCTGGAAGCACGCCATTGCAGGAAGCATCGCAAGGCAGCAATACCCAGACCGAGGAAGAGGAAGTTCACGAACGAACGGCCTCCTCGCGTCAAACACAACGCATTGCCCGCGGATCGCGATCGACGCTGGAAGCATACTCGCTTCCCCAATGGAGTCGATTCACGTCCGCTCGTTCTGGCATTCCGTCCGTGATGGTGGCCACCCACAACGGTTTCGGCGGAAACATCAACTGTTAGCTCTTAGCAGGCTGCTATGCGCTTGTACGGTTCGTTTTAACGAAACCACGTTGCGCAATTTCTGTTAGCAGCCGCCCATTCTCGGTCTCAGTTCCGCTGACTTTCGTTCAAAGCGGCATCTGAAATCGTGTTTCCCTGGCGCCGCTTGGTCCCTGGTATATCAGCACCACGGCAGCTTGGGTTTCTTCCCCCTAAGAGCCTGCTATTCGCAAAGAAGACGATTCCATGCGCGATCTATTAACCGGTGTGACGCAATTTCAGAAAAACACCTTCCCCAAAAAGAAGAGCCGTTTTGAAGAACTGGGACGGGGCCAAAGCCCTGAAGCCCTGTTCATCACGTGCAGTGATTCCCGAGTGAATCCCGAGCTGTTTACCAACTGCGAGCCGGGCGAAATTTTCGTCATTCGCAACGCAGGCAACATCGTCGGTCGTAAGGGTGAAGCCGACTTGGGTATGGCGGCCACC
This genomic interval carries:
- a CDS encoding ATP-dependent helicase gives rise to the protein MNGLNPPQLEAVNTLSGPMLVLAGAGSGKTRVVTFRIANLIRHGIKPQRILAVTFTNKAAAEMKERALKLLGKNTQSEDEPVVSTFHSHCVRVLRRHINHLGYPNTYTIYDRSDQEMVARSVLREIRVPNETLRPGDMLNFISRWKSAGIRPKEAFAHADTDKAHLAAVAFRRYQNALKSCGALDFDDLLLCTEELFTNFPTVREQEAALFDHVMIDEYQDTNASQYRIVRGLTEGHRNLCVVGDDDQSIYSWRGAEVKHILRFKEDWPEAKVILLADNYRCTNAILTVANRLVAFNSTRYDKVLNAARHGGDQPKVLYFKDEEKEAEEVVGDIARRIQDPAVEPRDFAILFRTNEQPRAFEQQFRAMNIPYTLIGGMSFFDRKEVRDILSYLKLINSHQDEVALLRIINTPPRGIGQKTVKDLLDHATSEGKPLWEVLPQAAALRGGASTTTTEAISKFVRLIQHYHARLGKDSLTDIVRDLIGAIGYQQELQRLYPDPNDRESREAAIEQVVNAVSAYEEKKKSKATLAGFLDDTALAGDGFDNEKEKQLKKNGVILMTLHAAKGLEFPFVYMVGMEEGILPHSRSLKDGDEAIEEERRLCYVGITRAQERLTFSFALARKKWGKPRPTETSRFLYELTGQADNPNAVAPEARKPATPKSGQKRPSAGARRR
- a CDS encoding YihY/virulence factor BrkB family protein; this encodes MFSEAPEKSASQSVMLEPWKKFCSRFFVRWIENDHSTSAAAIAFYVIFSLAPILVFSIAIAGEVLDSNENARAEAISFLNNSLGGMKNNEGVTYGEQIVQQVRITAFRDGSMFRTVTLCVIAVWSASATFVQLRNALNRINGFAAETVREGVIAVLLGRVRATVFSIGVGLLLAVATLLSAWSHTVFVKTPLLGFINPGKPDWLPTMAISWLTVLAIFFAMLRFLPMRRPPWREVLCGSIIGTILFQLGKYLLIPLANENVVAEAYVASSVLVVTVMWIFLSTHVLLFAAEIGHMLFAPATTPFEKYKPKPED
- a CDS encoding aminotransferase-like domain-containing protein, producing MKSAPKSDVSTGEDENTLYYQLADKLRRLIQSGAFEPGEKLPSIRRLSEEHRVSLNTAKSALALLEDWRTIEVRPQSGHYVRRPPEELPKLSTTKPNGEACVIQTNIPTRMNAAIGSGAEPTLGAAVQSTQLMPLAVLNKSYQKVMRDLPDACFGYDGVPGHETLRKSIAKRGTEAGYVVSPDDIVITSGAKEAVYLSIKCVAPPGSIVAIESPAYYALLEVLQSLGLKAVEVACDPETGIQLDHLDHVLGKYDISACTIVSNFSNPTGSLMPEENKKRLVEILNRYQVPLVEDDVYGDLSFRSPRPRAVKAYDTQGRILYCGSFSKTLSPGLRLGWCIPGRYLQQFQLMKLVVNQCTSVAPQLVAAEILETGAYDRHLRKVRAQFAEQMDDALRAVRNCFPEGVRASRPSGGHVLWIEMPRHVDAMKMYHTLSEEGIQFAPGPIFSPSGAFKNFIRINTGFPWSPFLHRQVERMGQYIRTGK
- the metE gene encoding 5-methyltetrahydropteroyltriglutamate--homocysteine S-methyltransferase; its protein translation is MAIATNLGFPRIGGRRELKWLLEKYWKGTIGADDLLTGAHKIRETNWKSQAEAGIDQLPVGDFSLYDHVLDWALRVGAVPAAYQTPQLVSELDRYFAMARGTQKGADLPALEMTKWFNTNYHYIVPEWSADQAFELNADAFLAEITAAQTVSKEVRPVVLGPVSLLLLGKLKGSSASPLVLLDKLLPVYQQLLAKLNEAGVKWVQWDEPILALDLDGDVQAALKHSLESLSQSRGSVKLVLTSYFESLRENLPLAFSLLVDAVHLDLVYGPEQLPAALRHIRPEQFLSLGLVDGRNVWKTDLAKALELAETAAAAIGKDRLLIAGSCSLLHSPVDLAHEAELDSEVKSWLAFARQKLDEIVILTRAINEGQASVARQLHENAAAMEARRTSRRTHDPLVRDRQKAISPESLRRQADYAARKTQQQERLNLPLLPTTTIGSFPQTSEVRQARAAYRKGDLAADEYQKFLQTETQKCIARQESLGIDVLVHGEFERNDMVEYFGEQLEGFVVSKNGWVQSYGSRCVKPPIIFGDVHRPRAMTVEMTRYAQSLTSRPVKGMLTGPVTILFWSFIRDDQPRRDTCQQIALAIRDEAADLEAAGISVIQIDEPALREGLPLRKADQASYLQWAVEAFRLASSGVANQTQIHTHMCYCEFNEILPSIAALDADVISIETSRSKMELLDGFGSFQYPNEIGPGVYDIHSPRVPATSEMVGLLKKAVDVIPAQRLWVNPDCGLKTRGWVEVEAALQSMVEAAREVRSLLA
- a CDS encoding Dabb family protein, giving the protein MKFPGMELRSLSLCCALLMVGAFSMTAMVQAEDKDAGDSARKLRHVVIFKFKESAKAEDIEKVEKAFAALPKKIPVIKDYEWGTNNSPEMLDKGFTHCFLVTFASEEDRAAYLPHPAHQKFVSILRPHLDEAFVIDYWAQ